Proteins found in one Triticum aestivum cultivar Chinese Spring chromosome 4D, IWGSC CS RefSeq v2.1, whole genome shotgun sequence genomic segment:
- the LOC123097057 gene encoding uncharacterized protein, translating into MERVTSHPHATPVLPSRRKRKNQTPLLSQSQKKTRKGGKTVFHLRIRPPNQNQIPRQNPQSPAMATSLPPPLRSRRTLELPDDVMEEIFLRLPADNPASLARVAGGCKSWLAMVSDPNFAPAYRRLRDAPPMLGFLYNYRYTDEGAPYWTSHFRAAAALPPRVRRDRKHWRALDSRHGLVLFDTPESDGHLVVSDLVTGEHWKIDGHITFPDACNATVLCARDGCDHRDCHGGPFLVACVDSVVAGDRRITCAMFYSSVTGKWIDPIFVEQPNVIDARGHSAVLGNKVYVPCVKDGSVVEYNTRENKLSVIKAPFEVQDQKIELMGVEDGMLLFASVVKPRLYLWSMEAGPRGAAGRAQSRFIELGPLLPRPVLVDNTEVSAVGFAEGVGVIFIKTKVGLYTIHLKSKQSNQVHRGYINKVMPYMSFYTGAWEPLPASDEA; encoded by the exons ATGGAGCGG GTGACCAGCCACCCACACGCGACACCAGTCCTCCCATCGAGGCGAAAAAGGAAAAACCAAACTCCACTTCTCTCCCAATCCCAAAAGAAGACAAGAAAAGGGGGGAAAACTGTCTTCCACCTCCGAATTCGCCCCCCAAACCAAAACCAAATCCCTCGCCAAAATCCCCAATCCCCGGCCATGGCGACGAGCCTGCCTCCGCCGCTCCGCTCCCGCCGGACGCTGGAGCTGCCAGACGACGTCATGGAGGAGATCTTCCTCCGCCTACCGGCGGACAACCCCGCCAGCCTCGCCCGCGTCGCCGGCGGCTGCAAGAGCTGGCTGGCCATGGTCTCGGACCCCAACTTCGCCCCCGCCTACCGCAGGCTCCGCGACGCGCCGCCCATGCTGGGCTTCCTCTACAACTACCGCTACACCGACGAGGGAGCGCCCTACTGGACGTCCCACttccgcgccgccgcggccctcccCCCGCGGGTGCGCCGCGACCGCAAGCACTGGCGCGCTCTCGACTCCCGCCACGGCCTCGTCCTCTTCGACACCCCTGAGAGTGACGGCCACCTCGTCGTCTCCGACCTCGTCACCGGCGAGCACTGGAAAATCGACGGCCACATCACGTTCCCGGATGCGTGTAATGCTACAGTGCTCTGCGCCAGGGACGGATGTGACCACCGTGATTGCCATGGCGGCCCTTTCCTCGTGGCCTGCGTGGACTCCGTCGTGGCAGGGGACCGGAGGATAACCTGCGCCATGTTCTACTCATCAGTTACTGGCAAGTGGATCGACCCGATCTTCGTCGAGCAACCCAATGTCATCGATGCCAGGGGGCACAGTGCTGTGCTGGGAAATAAGGTCTATGTCCCCTGTGTGAAGGATGGCAGTGTCGTGGAGTACAACACGCGTGAGAACAAGCTATCTGTGATCAAGGCGCCATTTGAGGTCCAGGACCAGAAGATTGAGCTCATGGGGGTGGAGGACGGAATGCTGCTGTTTGCGTCTGTGGTGAAGCCTAGActctacctatggtcaatggagGCTGGTCCCAGAGGAGCTGCGGGACGGGCACAAAGCAGGTTCATCGAGCTCGGGCCGTTGCTCCCTCGTCCTGTCCTCGTGGACAACACCGAAGTGTCGGCGGTTGGTTTTGCGGAAGGTGTTGGTGTCATCTTCATCAAGACAAAAGTTGGGTTGTACACAATTCATCTCAAATCAAAACAAAGCAACCAGGTGCACCGAGGGTACATCAATAAGGTCATGCCCTACATGAGCTTCTACACTGGAG CATGGGAGCCTTTGCCAGCATCTGATGAAGCTTAA
- the LOC123100293 gene encoding uncharacterized protein has product MTFAAAYSSETRKWSDIVSIEEPNAIETTGHSAVVGNKVYFPCEETDSLVEYDKAGQKLSVIALAEEEDDDLPWLDLMGVEDGMLLLATMMNFRLCLWSMEAGPSKTAVWVRRRVIELEPLLPATALIRMWVVGFAEGVGVIFLNTKAGLYTVELSSGRSKKVHGGTSFREVRPYMSFYTRGTD; this is encoded by the coding sequence ATGACCTTTGCCGCCGCCTACTCATCGGAAACTCGTAAATGGAGTGACATAGTCTCCATTGAGGAACCGAATGCCATCGAGACGACGGGGCACAGTGCTGTTGTGGGAAACAAGGTCTATTTCCCATGTGAGGAGACCGACAGTCTCGTCGAGTATGACAAGGCTGGGCAAAAATTGTCGGTGATTGCGCTAGctgaagaagaggacgatgacctGCCGTGGCTTGACCTCATGGGTGTGGAGGACGGGATGCTGCTGTTAGCGACTATGATGAACTTTAGACTCTGCCTATGGTCGATGGAGGCTGGTCCCAGCAAAACTGCAGTATGGGTGCGACGCAGAGTTATCGAGCTCGAACCGTTGCTCCCTGCTACTGCCCTCATTCGCATGTGGGTGGTTGGTTTTGCGGAAGGTGTTGGTGTCATCTTCCTGAATACAAAGGCTGGGCTGTACACGGTTGAGCTCAGTTCAGGCCGAAGCAAGAAGGTGCACGGAGGGACATCTTTCCGAGAAGTCAGGCCCTACATGAGCTTCTACACTAGAGGCACAGACTAG